From a single Salmo salar chromosome ssa22, Ssal_v3.1, whole genome shotgun sequence genomic region:
- the LOC123729683 gene encoding L-rhamnose-binding lectin CSL3-like: protein MQMVRLTVVALLAAACCTITDGAISITCEGHDAFLQCDGGKIQIKRANYGRRKHDVCSIGRPDNQLTDTNCLSQSSTSKMAERCDGKSQCVVPASNLVFGDPCVGTYKYLDTKYSCVQQHKTISSIVCEGSDSQLLCDRGEIHIQRANYGRRQHDVCSIGRPQEQLKNTNCLSQSSTMAERCDGERQCIVEVSNSVFGDPCVGTYKYLDVAYTCD from the exons ATGCAAATGGTCAGACTGACAGTGGTTGCAT TGCTGGCTGCAGCTTGCTGTACAATAACAGATggag CAATCAGCATCACGTGTGAAGGCCATGATGCTTTCTTGCAATGTG ATGGAGGTAAGATCCAAATCAAGCGTGCCAACTATGGTCGTCGTAAACACGATGTGTGTTCCATTGGGCGCCCCGATAACCAACTCACCGACACCAACTGCCTCAGCCAATCCTCCACCAGCAAGATGGCAGAAAG GTGCGATGGAAAGAGCCAGTGTGTTGTCCCGGCATCCAATTTGGTTTTTGGGGACCCCTGTGTTGGGACTTACAAGTACCTGGACACCAAATACTCCTGTGTCCAACAGCACAAAACAA TAAGCAGCATCGTATGTGAAGGCTCTGATTCCCAACTACTATGTG ATCGGGGTGAGATCCATATTCAGCGTGCCAACTATGGTCGTCGTCAACACGATGTGTGTTCCATTGGGCGCCCACAGGAACAACTCAAAAACACCAACTGCCTCAGCCAATCCAGCACAATGGCAGAAAG GTGTGACGGAGAGCGCCAGTGTATTGTCGAGGTATCCAACTCCGTGTTCGGCGACCCCTGTGTTGGAACTTATAAGTACTTGGATGTGGCTTACACCTGTGACTGA